The following coding sequences lie in one Heyndrickxia oleronia genomic window:
- the nagZ gene encoding beta-N-acetylhexosaminidase, with the protein MDLKKKVGQLMVFGFNGKEATPEIKQLIRDYHLGAIILFGRNIGTPEEVLHLTTELQREAKEAGHKHPLLICTDQENGAVRRLGEGTTVFPGAMLLGATNNPDNAFKVGNATGKELKALGINWNLSPVLDVNNNAENPVIGVRSFGETPSNVSLLGQQLMKGMQDAGVITTLKHFPGHGDTSVDSHLDLPTIEHDLERLEVTELLPFKECINNGADTVMTAHICFPAIESQAGLPATLSKKVISGLLREKLHFDGVVTTDCMEMKAVSETFGTPKGAVEAIKAGVDLVMISHNYTPQIRSLEAVIEAVESGEIENSVIESALSRITKLKETYLNWDDIPLNEKGKVPELVGGKEHLEMVNEVYRQGVTVVKNDGGILPLLNDKANRVLMVYPENISTMVVEDKRYSTFSLGESIKEIHPSAEVVKLSNPPTDDEIQEISKKAKQFDTVIIATLSAQKGSNQIKLVEKVFEVNKRVIVVATRSPYDLSNLPDIPGYICTYEFTTPALRTAAEAIYGEKQVEGKLPITLPNIIAQM; encoded by the coding sequence TTGGACTTAAAGAAAAAAGTAGGTCAATTAATGGTATTTGGTTTTAATGGAAAAGAAGCTACACCTGAAATTAAACAATTAATCCGAGATTATCATTTAGGTGCCATTATTTTATTTGGAAGAAATATTGGAACACCTGAAGAGGTTCTTCATTTAACTACGGAATTGCAGAGGGAGGCTAAGGAAGCAGGTCATAAACATCCATTATTAATATGTACAGATCAGGAAAATGGTGCCGTTCGCAGACTAGGCGAAGGTACTACTGTATTTCCAGGTGCCATGTTATTAGGAGCAACTAATAACCCAGACAACGCTTTTAAAGTTGGTAATGCTACGGGGAAAGAACTTAAAGCCTTGGGCATCAATTGGAATTTGTCTCCCGTTTTGGATGTTAATAATAATGCTGAAAATCCTGTTATTGGTGTACGATCTTTTGGAGAGACACCATCAAATGTTTCATTATTAGGTCAACAACTTATGAAAGGCATGCAGGATGCTGGAGTTATCACGACGTTAAAACATTTTCCTGGACATGGTGATACGAGTGTAGATTCTCATTTAGATCTGCCAACGATAGAACATGATTTAGAAAGATTAGAAGTTACCGAGTTACTTCCTTTTAAAGAGTGCATTAATAATGGAGCAGATACTGTTATGACTGCGCATATTTGTTTCCCTGCGATAGAAAGCCAAGCAGGTCTTCCTGCGACATTATCTAAAAAGGTTATCAGTGGTCTACTACGGGAGAAACTACATTTCGACGGGGTAGTAACAACGGATTGCATGGAGATGAAAGCTGTATCGGAAACATTCGGAACACCAAAGGGTGCAGTAGAGGCTATTAAGGCAGGGGTCGACTTAGTCATGATTTCACATAACTATACTCCTCAAATAAGGTCCCTTGAGGCAGTTATTGAAGCAGTAGAGTCAGGGGAAATTGAAAATAGTGTTATTGAGTCTGCTCTAAGTCGGATCACTAAGCTGAAAGAAACATACTTAAATTGGGATGATATACCTCTTAATGAAAAAGGAAAAGTACCAGAATTAGTGGGGGGTAAGGAACATTTAGAAATGGTCAATGAGGTCTATCGCCAAGGGGTAACAGTAGTCAAGAATGATGGTGGGATTTTACCGTTATTAAATGACAAAGCAAATAGGGTATTAATGGTTTATCCTGAAAACATATCTACAATGGTGGTTGAAGATAAAAGATACTCTACCTTTTCTTTAGGTGAATCGATTAAAGAGATCCACCCATCTGCAGAGGTGGTTAAACTATCGAACCCGCCAACAGATGATGAAATACAAGAAATCTCAAAAAAAGCCAAACAATTCGATACCGTAATCATTGCGACATTATCAGCGCAGAAAGGTAGTAATCAAATAAAGTTAGTCGAAAAAGTTTTCGAGGTTAATAAAAGAGTGATAGTTGTAGCAACGAGAAGTCCTTATGATTTATCGAATCTTCCTGATATTCCTGGGTATATTTGTACTTATGAATTTACAACGCCTGCATTAAGAACAGCAGCAGAAGCGATATATGGTGAGAAGCAGGTAGAAGGTAAATTGCCTATTACACTACCAAACATTATTGCTCAAATGTAA
- a CDS encoding PIG-L deacetylase family protein, whose product MHLVVLGAHCGDAEIQAGAIAHKYAKAGHEVTFVHLTAGEKGNPVNISVEDYRIQKIEEAEKVAKILGGKSITLDYKDAELTCDDATITKVATLMRKLKPNVVITHWVNSIHPDHALCPKIVQAAQLKAGLPGFDLDGLPPHYYGFYHSENWEDMEGYEPDVFIDVSEEFDTYLEALSNYWFIMNSKSFRYYDYYKALGTVRGCVNRTQYAQTLKFPVGANVRKGSIIPGFEL is encoded by the coding sequence ATGCATTTAGTGGTTTTAGGTGCTCATTGTGGTGATGCGGAAATACAGGCTGGAGCGATTGCACATAAATATGCGAAGGCCGGGCATGAGGTAACCTTTGTTCATTTAACTGCAGGTGAAAAAGGAAATCCAGTAAACATTTCAGTAGAAGACTATAGAATACAAAAAATAGAAGAGGCCGAAAAAGTCGCTAAAATTCTAGGGGGCAAAAGTATAACTCTAGATTATAAAGATGCAGAATTGACCTGTGATGATGCAACTATTACAAAGGTAGCAACTTTAATGCGAAAGCTTAAACCTAATGTGGTGATTACCCATTGGGTGAATAGTATCCACCCAGACCATGCACTATGTCCCAAAATTGTTCAAGCTGCTCAACTTAAGGCTGGTCTCCCTGGATTTGACTTAGACGGACTGCCACCCCATTATTACGGCTTTTACCATAGTGAAAACTGGGAGGATATGGAGGGATATGAACCAGATGTTTTCATTGATGTATCGGAGGAGTTTGATACATATTTAGAAGCATTGTCCAATTATTGGTTCATTATGAATTCAAAGTCCTTTCGTTATTATGATTACTATAAAGCACTAGGCACGGTGAGAGGATGTGTGAATCGAACCCAATATGCACAAACTCTGAAGTTTCCTGTTGGAGCGAATGTTAGAAAGGGGTCTATTATTCCGGGCTTTGAACTATAG
- a CDS encoding serine hydrolase domain-containing protein has translation MKNKVIQFLQHEILLGNIPGAVIQITHQGQTLLQESIGNRVVYPEKKPMHNDTVFDLASLTKVVATLPAILKLIETGTIRLDDSVHFYLPNFHIKEITLRHLLTHTSGLPAHRPFYKEKLNKDQIIEKICREPLTSKVGEKVVYSDLGLILLYKIIEIVTKEKFEDFIQREIFNPLEMKDTGFNPKHNREQYAETEFNETIGDYKAGIVHDENAESMGGISGHAGLFSTIKDLRNYALMIENEGLYKGKRILSSSVLSLAKQNFTPFDKEYRGLGWMLKSDTYSSCGDLFSNNSYGHTGFTGTSIWFDPEIKLHVILLTNRVHLGRKDSIIRLRPRLHNLIRSYF, from the coding sequence GTGAAAAATAAGGTGATTCAATTCCTCCAGCATGAGATTCTTTTAGGGAATATTCCAGGTGCTGTTATTCAGATTACCCACCAAGGTCAAACGCTTCTACAAGAATCGATAGGAAATCGTGTTGTATATCCAGAGAAAAAGCCTATGCATAATGATACAGTATTTGACCTTGCTTCCTTGACAAAGGTAGTCGCTACATTACCAGCTATATTGAAATTAATAGAAACAGGTACAATCAGACTTGACGACTCAGTTCATTTCTATCTTCCAAATTTCCACATCAAAGAAATCACTTTAAGGCATTTATTAACCCATACATCAGGACTTCCAGCACATCGACCGTTTTACAAAGAAAAGTTAAATAAAGATCAGATAATCGAGAAAATATGTCGAGAACCTTTGACATCAAAAGTTGGTGAAAAGGTAGTATATAGCGATCTTGGACTCATTCTACTATATAAAATAATTGAAATTGTCACAAAAGAAAAATTTGAAGACTTTATTCAAAGGGAAATTTTCAATCCGCTTGAAATGAAAGATACAGGATTTAACCCAAAGCATAATCGTGAGCAATATGCTGAAACAGAGTTTAATGAAACAATTGGTGATTATAAGGCGGGCATTGTTCATGATGAAAACGCAGAAAGTATGGGAGGAATAAGCGGTCATGCCGGTTTATTCTCTACAATTAAAGATTTACGAAATTATGCATTGATGATTGAAAACGAAGGATTGTATAAAGGCAAGCGAATTTTATCAAGTTCAGTTCTTTCATTAGCAAAGCAAAATTTCACTCCATTTGATAAGGAATATAGAGGATTAGGTTGGATGCTAAAGAGTGACACATATTCCTCATGTGGAGATTTGTTTTCCAATAACTCTTATGGACACACGGGTTTTACAGGAACTAGTATTTGGTTTGATCCAGAAATAAAGCTCCATGTCATCTTATTAACCAATCGTGTTCATTTAGGGAGAAAGGATAGCATTATCCGTTTACGTCCTCGCTTACATAATTTGATTCGTTCTTACTTTTAA
- the murQ gene encoding N-acetylmuramic acid 6-phosphate etherase: MKVNLSTLMTEQTNNRSNNIDQLSTLEIIELMNDEDYTVAASVKKVLPLISVGIELIYTALSNGGRLFYIGAGTSGRIGVLDASECPPTFCTPPELIQGIIAGGNTAMFTAVEGAEDNRENGAKDLQDRQLKEMDIVVGIAASGRTPYVIGALEYARSIGAKTIALSCNEQAEISHYADLGIEVIVGPEILTGSTRLKSATAQKMVLNMFTTATMIKLGKVYGNLMVDLNPSNIKLIERARNIVKNITGVSYTEAANILNKTDQKVKPAIVMLLGGVSFEKAKHLLDVTNGFVHEAIEKAKGGTVTCEK; the protein is encoded by the coding sequence ATGAAAGTAAATCTTTCAACATTAATGACAGAACAAACAAATAATCGATCAAATAATATTGATCAACTTTCGACATTAGAAATTATCGAGCTGATGAATGATGAGGACTACACTGTTGCTGCTTCAGTAAAAAAGGTCCTTCCATTAATATCAGTAGGAATTGAGTTGATCTATACGGCTCTATCAAATGGAGGAAGATTATTTTATATTGGTGCCGGAACGAGCGGAAGAATAGGTGTCCTTGATGCTTCGGAATGTCCACCAACATTTTGCACTCCTCCTGAATTGATACAGGGAATTATAGCAGGCGGCAACACAGCCATGTTTACCGCTGTAGAAGGGGCAGAAGACAATAGAGAGAATGGAGCAAAAGACTTACAAGATAGACAACTAAAAGAAATGGATATAGTAGTCGGAATAGCCGCCAGTGGTCGAACTCCCTATGTTATTGGCGCACTAGAATATGCCAGAAGTATAGGCGCAAAAACCATTGCACTTTCATGTAATGAACAAGCTGAAATTAGTCATTATGCTGATTTGGGTATTGAAGTAATCGTTGGCCCGGAAATATTAACAGGCTCGACTCGCCTAAAATCTGCTACTGCACAAAAAATGGTGTTAAATATGTTTACTACAGCTACGATGATAAAACTTGGCAAAGTATACGGCAATTTGATGGTTGATTTGAATCCAAGTAACATCAAACTCATCGAAAGAGCTAGAAATATTGTGAAAAACATTACAGGAGTTAGCTATACAGAAGCAGCAAACATATTAAATAAGACCGATCAAAAAGTAAAGCCAGCAATCGTTATGCTTCTCGGTGGAGTTTCCTTTGAAAAAGCCAAACATTTACTGGATGTTACAAATGGATTTGTTCATGAGGCAATTGAAAAGGCGAAAGGAGGCACAGTAACCTGTGAAAAATAA
- a CDS encoding GNAT family N-acetyltransferase gives MRLTNWDEGKLKELVNLWNEELGKHYPMREELFKQNSFDDKNIYLSGSAIALDNDNKIIGFVVSKKWNEDNCPVQLSNRVGWIQILLVATDHRNQGIGQKLLEHAENALAVAGVQEILLGRDPWHYFPGIPSECKATNPWFEKQGYINNGYDYDLISHYSKELTSPMPIKDKVDFTLLKEMEKDELLSFLHRCFPGRWEYEALHYFNKGGTGREFVVLKKNNRIIGFCRVNDPESPFIAQNVYWSPLLNRALGGIGPLGVDSSERKKGYGIAIVEAGIAVLRSRGINDIVIDWTGLVDFYGKLGYTKWKSYAKYSKSLD, from the coding sequence TTGCGCTTAACCAATTGGGATGAGGGGAAACTAAAGGAATTAGTAAATTTATGGAATGAAGAACTCGGTAAGCATTATCCAATGAGGGAAGAGTTATTTAAGCAAAATAGCTTTGATGATAAAAATATTTATTTATCAGGTTCTGCCATCGCTCTTGATAATGATAATAAAATTATAGGATTTGTAGTATCTAAGAAATGGAATGAGGATAATTGCCCTGTTCAATTAAGTAATAGGGTTGGATGGATTCAAATTCTCTTAGTTGCAACAGATCATCGAAATCAGGGGATCGGCCAAAAGTTACTAGAACACGCAGAAAATGCATTAGCAGTAGCCGGTGTTCAGGAAATATTATTAGGTAGGGACCCATGGCATTATTTCCCTGGAATTCCCTCTGAATGTAAAGCGACTAACCCATGGTTTGAAAAACAAGGATATATAAATAATGGCTATGATTATGATTTAATCTCCCACTATAGTAAAGAATTAACTTCACCAATGCCCATTAAGGATAAAGTAGATTTTACTTTACTTAAAGAAATGGAAAAGGATGAACTATTAAGCTTCTTACATCGCTGTTTTCCGGGTAGGTGGGAATATGAGGCCCTCCACTATTTTAATAAAGGTGGAACAGGACGTGAATTTGTAGTCTTGAAAAAGAATAATAGAATCATAGGTTTTTGCCGAGTAAATGACCCCGAATCACCATTTATTGCTCAAAATGTGTACTGGTCACCTCTATTGAATCGAGCATTAGGTGGAATTGGCCCTCTAGGTGTAGATTCTTCGGAAAGAAAGAAAGGTTATGGTATAGCCATCGTGGAAGCTGGAATTGCCGTCCTTCGATCACGTGGGATTAATGATATTGTCATAGATTGGACGGGGTTGGTAGATTTCTATGGGAAACTAGGTTATACCAAATGGAAAAGCTATGCTAAATATAGTAAAAGTTTAGACTAA
- a CDS encoding HAD family hydrolase: protein MKKWLTFDLDGTIMQNPFVKYVFPEVQRNIIDKCSYEYNVIQELFNEHYLRVKNKRTVEAYDWDDIVEQHIRKQQLELRINIEELVEKHSTFPKVYLLEDESLSVLEYLKERGYSLAAVTNGFYKYQYPVMRELGLTRYFERIITPDQVGYGKPDHRILQSLTKDGEIIAHIGDRLDDDVQLANAFGIYSVFIYRQLPYHLLIIKADQRSKDVEIKKILESKWKRETQHQLNSLTESPIPDIIVSSLNELKDIW, encoded by the coding sequence ATGAAAAAATGGCTAACATTTGATTTGGATGGGACAATTATGCAAAATCCATTCGTAAAGTATGTTTTTCCAGAGGTACAGAGGAATATTATAGATAAATGCAGCTATGAATATAATGTTATTCAAGAGCTTTTTAATGAACATTATTTAAGAGTGAAAAATAAAAGAACCGTAGAAGCTTACGACTGGGATGACATCGTTGAACAACATATTAGAAAACAGCAATTAGAGTTACGCATCAATATAGAAGAATTGGTGGAAAAACATTCAACCTTTCCAAAAGTTTATCTCTTAGAGGATGAGTCTTTATCTGTTCTTGAATATTTAAAAGAAAGAGGGTACTCATTGGCAGCTGTAACAAATGGCTTTTATAAATATCAATATCCTGTAATGAGGGAATTAGGACTGACTCGCTATTTTGAAAGAATTATTACACCTGATCAAGTAGGGTATGGTAAGCCAGATCATAGAATTCTTCAATCACTTACTAAGGATGGAGAAATCATAGCACATATAGGTGACAGACTGGATGATGATGTTCAATTAGCGAATGCATTTGGGATTTATTCAGTTTTTATTTATCGTCAGCTACCATATCACTTACTTATAATTAAGGCTGACCAAAGAAGTAAGGATGTAGAAATAAAAAAAATCTTAGAATCGAAATGGAAAAGGGAAACACAACATCAATTAAATTCGCTAACTGAATCTCCTATTCCGGATATTATCGTATCTTCACTAAATGAATTAAAAGATATATGGTAA
- a CDS encoding carbohydrate ABC transporter permease yields MIKRFPQTIKYTILLIFSFLALYPVFLMIVSSFKSNLEILTSPLGLPKSFSLENYLTVWNKVNFSGYLWNSIYVSALSIFLILFVSSLAAYYLSRYAYKWNTYILFFFMLGLMLPMKLAILPLYMIMMKLNLLDSLSSLVIIYVAGGIPFAVFVFYGFFRSLPKDLDQSARLDGCNEFQVYYKIILPLMKPPLAIVGIVNLISVWNDFFYPLIFIHDDDKSTIPLGMLTLFGEYDTDWNLLFSGLSISSLPMIIAFLFASKQFIEGLTSGAMK; encoded by the coding sequence ATGATAAAAAGATTTCCACAAACGATTAAGTATACAATTTTATTAATCTTTTCCTTTTTAGCTTTGTATCCAGTTTTCTTGATGATTGTATCTTCCTTTAAATCAAACTTAGAAATATTAACTTCACCGCTAGGGTTACCTAAATCTTTTTCTCTTGAAAATTACTTAACTGTTTGGAATAAAGTGAACTTTAGCGGTTATTTATGGAATAGCATCTATGTTAGTGCACTTTCCATTTTTCTCATCCTTTTTGTATCCTCTTTAGCAGCATATTATTTATCAAGATATGCTTATAAATGGAATACTTACATTCTATTTTTCTTTATGCTTGGTCTAATGCTTCCTATGAAATTGGCTATTCTTCCTCTTTATATGATTATGATGAAATTAAATTTACTGGATTCTCTTTCTTCACTTGTAATTATATATGTTGCTGGTGGGATTCCCTTTGCAGTTTTTGTGTTTTATGGATTTTTTCGTTCGCTACCAAAAGATTTAGACCAGTCGGCACGTCTTGACGGTTGTAATGAATTTCAGGTGTATTACAAGATTATCTTACCGTTAATGAAGCCCCCTTTAGCCATCGTTGGGATTGTTAATTTAATTAGTGTGTGGAATGATTTTTTTTACCCACTAATTTTTATTCATGATGATGATAAAAGTACAATTCCACTAGGAATGTTAACGTTATTTGGTGAATATGATACGGATTGGAACTTACTGTTTTCAGGGCTATCCATATCATCTTTACCCATGATCATAGCTTTTTTGTTTGCTTCTAAACAATTTATTGAAGGACTTACATCGGGGGCGATGAAATGA
- a CDS encoding carbohydrate ABC transporter permease, protein MNEQKKDVKYMPAIRKARYPRKHLVHLFLMPALFFYIVFQIYPILSAFLNSFFSFKGMHKDSFIGLENFVRLFTESPFKETFNNAFWHNIIFFIGTVLTKLIVAFILALIINSKIKGKEFFKTVLFVPKLLSVIVVGFLFSLILNPTYGALNTFLKIIGLESLAQPWLGDPDTALYTIILVNSWYGLGFAILIFLAGLQAIPEDIFEAAKMDGAKGLTMILKITIPMIMPAIMIETILTFIGSFETFELIFAMQGSSGGPYYSTDVLATYFYRLAFGTVDGGEAIGLGSALAVVLFLIIAAATAIILFFFKKREFEQ, encoded by the coding sequence ATGAATGAACAGAAAAAAGATGTGAAATATATGCCTGCAATAAGAAAAGCAAGGTATCCTAGAAAACATCTTGTTCACTTATTTTTAATGCCGGCCCTATTTTTTTATATCGTATTTCAAATATATCCAATCTTGTCTGCCTTCCTAAATAGTTTTTTCTCCTTTAAAGGAATGCATAAGGATTCATTTATAGGGTTAGAAAATTTTGTTCGCCTTTTTACTGAATCCCCTTTTAAAGAAACATTTAATAATGCTTTTTGGCATAATATCATTTTTTTTATTGGGACCGTTTTAACGAAATTAATCGTTGCATTTATATTAGCGTTAATCATCAATAGTAAAATAAAAGGCAAGGAGTTTTTTAAAACCGTATTATTTGTACCAAAACTTTTATCAGTCATTGTAGTAGGCTTTCTATTTAGCTTAATCCTTAATCCGACATATGGTGCACTTAATACATTCTTAAAAATAATAGGTCTAGAGAGTTTAGCACAACCTTGGTTAGGGGATCCCGACACGGCATTATATACAATTATTTTAGTGAATAGTTGGTATGGTTTAGGCTTTGCCATCTTAATATTCCTTGCGGGTCTTCAAGCGATTCCTGAGGATATTTTTGAGGCAGCGAAAATGGATGGTGCAAAAGGTCTAACCATGATACTGAAGATTACGATACCAATGATCATGCCAGCCATTATGATTGAAACAATACTTACCTTTATCGGTTCATTTGAGACATTCGAATTAATTTTTGCCATGCAAGGCTCATCAGGCGGCCCTTATTATTCAACAGATGTATTAGCTACCTATTTCTACCGTTTAGCATTCGGAACTGTTGATGGTGGTGAAGCCATTGGTTTAGGATCAGCTTTAGCAGTTGTTTTATTTCTTATTATTGCAGCAGCAACTGCCATCATATTATTTTTCTTCAAAAAGAGGGAATTTGAACAATAA
- a CDS encoding ABC transporter substrate-binding protein yields MKRCLIYFITILFVSSIFLAGCSSSSSDSEKKVNKVELTIYSWRPEDKAAYEKFIDEFEKENRGVEVKFKPFKSTEYGTILTNALSSGKGPDIIQLRPYQGATTIADSGYLLPLDNVKGLTDIPKEYLDAAKGSDGKVYGVPLTLNSAVIFYNTQLFKENGLEPPKTWDQLLQVSKEFQSKDIVPIAQSGKASYLLSLTHSVIGATTYDGNQFVEEFLTGEVNLHDPRFVESIKRMKELEPFFPKDFVAIEDKDAQALFYTGKAAMYINGDYRLESFEQNNPDLPIDVLPSVANTEGGDTPSVTWVDGSYGVVKASKHQKEALKFIEFLASKKFGQMFSDELNRMSAIPGVTPKHLLVKKLTEMSEKSNTPYFMLVHLGDGSPTTKTTFENALQGMYIDKLTADDVIEETQKSLDKWFKKQ; encoded by the coding sequence ATGAAAAGATGCTTAATATATTTTATTACCATTTTATTTGTATCAAGTATTTTTCTTGCAGGCTGTTCCTCTTCGTCATCTGATAGTGAAAAGAAAGTAAATAAGGTTGAATTAACCATTTATAGCTGGAGGCCTGAAGATAAGGCGGCATATGAAAAGTTTATTGATGAATTTGAAAAGGAAAATAGAGGGGTTGAGGTGAAATTTAAACCCTTTAAGTCTACCGAATATGGAACGATTTTAACGAATGCTTTATCCTCTGGAAAAGGTCCAGATATTATTCAGTTAAGACCTTATCAAGGGGCTACGACAATTGCGGATTCAGGATATTTATTACCCTTAGATAATGTGAAAGGGCTTACGGATATACCTAAGGAATACCTAGACGCAGCTAAAGGAAGTGACGGAAAAGTATATGGTGTACCATTGACACTAAATTCTGCAGTTATTTTTTATAATACACAGTTATTTAAAGAAAATGGGCTAGAGCCTCCAAAAACATGGGACCAACTACTTCAAGTTTCGAAGGAATTTCAAAGTAAAGATATCGTACCAATTGCCCAGTCAGGTAAAGCTAGTTATCTTCTTTCATTGACCCATAGTGTAATTGGTGCAACAACCTATGATGGTAATCAATTTGTAGAAGAATTTCTAACAGGCGAAGTAAATTTACATGATCCTAGATTTGTAGAATCTATTAAGCGGATGAAGGAACTTGAACCATTTTTCCCTAAAGATTTTGTCGCGATTGAAGATAAAGATGCACAGGCTTTGTTCTATACAGGGAAGGCTGCAATGTATATCAATGGTGACTACCGGTTAGAGTCTTTTGAACAAAATAATCCAGATTTACCAATAGACGTTTTACCATCCGTAGCTAATACAGAAGGTGGCGATACCCCATCAGTTACATGGGTAGATGGATCTTATGGTGTGGTTAAGGCTTCAAAACACCAAAAAGAGGCCCTGAAGTTTATAGAATTTTTAGCATCCAAAAAATTCGGGCAAATGTTTAGTGATGAGCTTAATCGGATGAGTGCGATTCCTGGAGTTACTCCTAAACACCTTCTAGTAAAAAAATTGACTGAAATGAGTGAAAAAAGTAATACACCTTACTTTATGCTTGTGCATTTAGGTGATGGTAGTCCGACAACTAAAACGACTTTTGAAAATGCCCTGCAGGGAATGTATATTGATAAGTTAACCGCTGATGACGTGATTGAAGAGACACAAAAGTCATTGGATAAGTGGTTTAAAAAGCAATAA
- a CDS encoding glycoside hydrolase family 10 protein, whose translation MMMKKSGFALVAIILLVALFPSKSIDAKEVISPKREFRAVWIATVNNIDWPSKKGLSIKKQKEEYMKLLNDVKGMGMNAVIVQIKPTADAFYPSKYGPWSEYLTGTQGKNPGYNPLEFMIQEAHKRNLEFHAWFNPYRISMNHKDIKKLSKDHPARKHPDWVLSYGKQLYYDPGIPEVQDFIVDGIMEVVKNYDIDGVHMDDYFYPYKIAGVEFPDNRSYKSYGSKQFANKGDWRRDNVNKLVAKINTSIKNEKSYVKFGISPFGVWRNIADDPSGSNTKAGQTNYDDLYADTRQWIQNGSLDYINPQIYWSIGYKPASFDVLSAWWRKEIAGKPIHLYIGQAAYKINNNSDPAWSNSQEYSKQINLMRNYNDIHGSVHFSLKNLIRNPLGIKNRLMNDLYKSPALIPTMPWLDDTAPKMPKLRNGVHQRSGVQLTVEDQKENDTAYYAVYRFDGKQKGSINSSKYLLMTVRKTSENQVILDKTAKLNKTYTYVVTALDRLHNESVESNTITVK comes from the coding sequence ATGATGATGAAAAAAAGTGGATTTGCTTTAGTTGCAATAATATTGCTAGTTGCCTTATTTCCATCTAAAAGCATCGATGCAAAAGAGGTAATTTCACCAAAAAGAGAATTCAGGGCTGTGTGGATTGCCACTGTAAACAATATCGATTGGCCGTCCAAAAAAGGATTATCGATAAAAAAACAAAAAGAAGAATATATGAAATTACTAAATGATGTAAAGGGCATGGGCATGAATGCAGTGATTGTACAAATAAAACCAACTGCTGACGCCTTTTATCCTTCTAAGTATGGTCCTTGGTCTGAGTATCTTACTGGTACACAAGGGAAGAACCCTGGCTATAACCCATTAGAATTTATGATTCAAGAAGCACATAAACGGAATTTAGAATTTCATGCATGGTTTAATCCTTACCGAATTTCAATGAACCACAAGGATATAAAGAAACTTTCTAAAGATCATCCAGCAAGAAAGCATCCTGACTGGGTTTTAAGCTATGGAAAACAATTATACTATGATCCGGGTATACCTGAAGTTCAGGATTTCATCGTCGATGGCATTATGGAAGTTGTCAAAAATTATGATATTGATGGTGTCCATATGGATGATTATTTTTATCCTTATAAAATAGCTGGTGTAGAATTTCCAGACAACCGCAGCTATAAAAGCTATGGTTCAAAGCAATTTGCTAATAAAGGTGACTGGAGAAGAGACAATGTAAATAAATTAGTTGCAAAAATTAACACTTCTATTAAAAATGAAAAATCATATGTGAAATTTGGAATCAGTCCATTCGGTGTATGGAGAAATATAGCAGATGACCCGTCAGGATCTAATACAAAAGCTGGACAAACGAATTATGATGATTTATATGCGGATACAAGGCAATGGATTCAAAATGGAAGTCTGGATTATATTAATCCACAAATTTATTGGAGCATTGGGTATAAACCTGCTTCATTTGATGTGTTAAGTGCCTGGTGGAGAAAAGAAATTGCCGGAAAACCAATCCATTTATACATTGGTCAGGCTGCCTATAAGATAAATAATAATTCAGATCCTGCTTGGTCCAATTCGCAGGAATACTCAAAACAAATTAACTTGATGAGGAACTATAATGATATACATGGTAGCGTTCATTTTAGTTTAAAGAATTTAATTCGAAATCCACTTGGTATCAAAAATCGCCTAATGAATGATCTATATAAATCTCCAGCACTCATTCCAACGATGCCATGGTTGGACGATACTGCTCCAAAAATGCCAAAGCTTCGGAATGGAGTTCATCAACGAAGTGGTGTTCAACTGACTGTAGAAGATCAAAAGGAAAATGATACTGCCTATTATGCTGTATATCGATTTGATGGGAAACAAAAAGGAAGTATAAATAGTTCTAAATATTTGCTAATGACAGTTCGAAAAACATCCGAAAACCAAGTAATCTTGGATAAAACGGCTAAGCTTAATAAAACTTATACTTATGTTGTTACCGCACTAGACCGTTTGCATAATGAAAGTGTGGAAAGCAATACAATCACTGTAAAATAA